The Drosophila sulfurigaster albostrigata strain 15112-1811.04 chromosome 3, ASM2355843v2, whole genome shotgun sequence genomic sequence AACTAGTCGTAGTGCTAAAGATTAGGACGCAGCTGTCAACAAGTTTAACCAGTAATACTACTTACATAATAGTTACATCGTTCTTATAGTACTCAAATGAATTTATGTGTACATGGACACACCAACTTTttgttcaataaaataaaccgATACATCGGGttgcaattataattaaaagaatattGAGGTTTATATAGGTAAAATACTATTTGTAATTGAAACgtgtatttgcattttctcaaaaatttaataaaagggTGACTTCAGCCTCATAAAAACCAGATTCTATACCACATTTCTGATATTTGTTAATTACCAGCAAATCGAGAACCCGTTGCTAGATCAGTTGTAGCAAACATACTAGCAGCATTTCAAGTATCCTGTCTGAcagaagaaaatatataatcctAAACTTGGGTAAGCGTAAGTGTGTGGTGGAAGGAATTTAGTTTTCTAACCATGTGGAAAAATCACGTCCTTAAAGGCGTTCCTAACAGTATGCCAGAAGAATCAGAAATAAACTGTCAGCTTATGTCGCTTTTAAAAACTTATGTAATTGAATGATTATATCATgagttaataattaataataatttagctGGTTGTGAACTTAATTATAATGAGAattgtacatatttaataaaagtgcAAGTTCTCAACTTaaccatttaaatttttgattataATTCCTTCTACTCAATAAAACATAACAAACTGCTGGCCTGaagatttttaatatatgtacatatcatAGTATATTCTTATATAGCACATCTAAATATTGTAGCGTTCTAGAGTGAAatctttttaagttttaaaatgtACAGAATTTATTAAACGAGAATACATAAAAGTGTGccaaataatactaataataatatgttacatatgttataatatataagttaATATGTTAAGTATtcataattaaacattttgcaatgcgacatttcataattataataacgACGTATTTCCAATCTGTGTCGCAAATCATGTGGTCCTAAAGTTTGATATCCGAATTTATCAAAATGATTTATACCTTGATACGCTGAATTCGCCATCGGATTTATAATAAAGTGGCTTTCCAACGTAGTAGGACGAGAAGTTAGTCTCGTATTAATTAAGTTACCTTCTTTCAAAAATGGTAAATAATATGATTGATGTGAAAGTGTATCATCAACGAACTGTCGAGCTTTAACTAGTTGCCTTGGCGATGAACCATTATATAAAGCTCTTTCATGaggtataaataaatttgatctTTGCTCAGAAATGTGATTGTCGGACTGATGTACCAAACTTCTACTTTCTTCGCGCGGCACTTGCTCAGTGTAGCTTCTGTGTGGATATTGTGGGGGACTCCGACTCCTTCTGGAACGAAGTCTACTGCCTTTTTGTGGAGAAATACTTCTTCCACGTGAAACAACTCTAGTTCGACTTTTAGACCTCGATCGCCATGGTTTTCTGCAACTTGAGGATATATTTCGACTCTTGGATATCGCATGTTGTTTAGAGTGATCATCTTTCACTGTACTTATACTATTTGGAGAAATACTTGGACTCTTGGACTTGTCAAGAATTGAGGaaatattttggcttttagATCTCGATCGCCAtcgtttatttgattttctggACCCACTACCACGATTAGGGGAAATACTTCGACTGTTCGATAGCCAATGCTTTTTGGAGTGTCTATTCCTTGAGACACGTTTATCTACTGGGGAATTATTCCGATTTTTTGATCTGGAACGCCGGCATCTTCTACGCCTCGGGGAATTATTAGATCTTGATCGACAGCGATCATTGCCGTATCTACTCCTACACAAACCACGACTAGAAGAAATACTTCGACTGTCACATCTTGCTTGCCGTCTTAAGTGTCTAAGTGGTGGCGAAATATTTCGGCTTTTAGATCTGGAGCGCAAGAGTTCTCTTAGACTTGggtaattattttgatttgcagaTCTCGTTCGCGAACGTTCATTACGGTCTTTATTTCTCGGCACAACTCCCCGTCTAAGTGAAATACTTCGACTGTAAGATCTCGATCGCCAGCGCTTATTAAAATGGCTCTTTCGACTTGGAGATATATTTCGGCTTTTAGATCTGGAGCGCGAAGGTCTTCTGCGCCTTGCGGAAATATTTCGATTGTAGGATCTCGAACGACGGTTTTCTCTATATTGTCTATTTCTTGAAACACTTTTACGACTAGGAAAAATATTTCGATTCTTAGATCTCGAGCGGGAGATTCTTCTACCCCTTGGAGAAATATTTTGACTGTTCGATCTCGATCGCCAACGCTTATCCAGGTGTTTTCTTGGGGAAATATTCCGGGTTTTAGACTTAGATTGCCTCCCCACTTCAAAACGTCGATTTTTCGACATACTTCTTGAGGTTTCCGGAGAAGATGGCGGTGAATACCAACCTTTATCCTCTTTAACCATTTGATGTGAATCGATGATTTTATTATGGATGCTTCCTTGTGGGCTTTGTAAATTAGTTAAGCAATTATCACTTAACTTCaaagtttttgtgttttcttttacaGACTTAGGATGACTGTTCAAAACCACGTTTGAATTTTTGCTCTCAGGattaaatatttccattaaattttgtgtGAACAAGTTGCTGCTTTCCTCTATTGCGTTGATGGAAGGCGCTGGCGGCGCTGGAGGCATTTTTTCCTCTTCTTTAGCTTTCTTATGCTTGCCACAGTTCCGAGCATTCTGCTCTTCCTCTAACTCAAATGAATTTTTGGTTTCAAGGATGTCCACAAATAAATCATGCAGGCTGTCGATGGCCTCAATTATGTCTTTATCTAAATAAAAGTCATTCATATTCGGTTCAACTTTTATAGTAAATTCCTGCGTTGCATCCTTAGGATCACAGAGTGATATTGACTCTTTGCCTGATGACATTTCCGTAACAAATTACTGGTTGCCTTTGGTATACAGTAAATATATTCGATGGAGTAGATGTTTAGTTCGGGGTCCTGGCCAGTGTTAAGGAATTTAAGAGATTTGTTGACCTCAGgaatttgttgctgcaacgTGAACACGGGAGCTTACTGGAAAAATTCCAGCAAAGTTCCGTAAATTCTTTGCAAGTCTTTGTTAACGAGGGTATTTGTGGCCCTTGCGTTTTCCTGGTTGACTTCTAGAATTGAATATATACTTGTTAATCAACCTTAGACTTTAGCAAATATTAGTAGCGATTTCTTACCACGCTCGATCAATGCGTAAAAGGTATTTTGCACGCCATCTTGTAGCGACTATTTAATTCTGCCTGTTAATCTTCTTATCGCGTAAGGAACTCCGTTCGCGTATTCTAACAATACTGTTTTCCCGCAGCTGTTGCTCAACACCACTAAAATGCCCTAAACAGCTGTTTATAAAAAGGAAATCTGTTCGTGCCGCcggtaattttaatttcaaattgaatctTGTGTGTTAACCATTTCTCAAgacattttgttaaatatttcaggtatatatatttaattacctAAAAGTActttaatgtttatattaaatttaaagtattacCCTCCAAATTCAAAGATGTTCCACGAACAAGTTCGGGTTCCAATTGCGCGGGTCTGAACAGCTGATTGCTGGCGATATTATCGAAGGCAGTCTATACGATAGTATTAAAAACGAAGTACGATGAacggtttttatttttaggcgGAGGTCGCTGTGATGAGATTGTAAAACAAACATCTATTGCAAAATTCATAGTAATTTTGAGCAAATATGTATCATTAttaatagaatattttatcgttcattcttaaaataatatatatattattgaatattagttttaaaaaatgaaagcgaaaatCGTCAAGGTTAATTGTTTAATCGAAAATGTAATAAACGAAAagttataattacaatttattaacataacaatcaatttaacaaattttaaatgtaggcagggtataatatttatgctttAAATAAGACTTTTCCAAATGCGACGTGCGGTCACACTAAACTCATCTCTATCGTGAACGTGGAAGGGGGACTGGAACGAAAAACACACGTCAAAAATTCTTGAACACGAATAGCAAACTACaaagcatttaaaacaaacGTTGCCAAATGCAATTGATCCAAATTTTAAAAGGTTTGCAATAAGTTTAGGGAAGCCGCAGTTGAGGTCGTAGAGCAGGAAGTGTCAATAAAACAAACTCGGTGACAAGtgaagacagagagaggaagagagcaCAGCGAGAGGCAGCCACGAAAACAGTTTactaaattaacaaattcacaagaaaaaaaagagggaATCAACTTCGTCAACAAAGATGTCGAACAATGCAACGGGACCCACAAAACAAGAAATTGAAGCCGTTTTCAGTCGTCTGCGTGCGCAACCAGCTAACAAGGTCagtaaatcaatcaaaatttcTTAGTTTCCCAATTCCATGAAATGGTCTAATTATGATTATAATTGCTTAAATAGTCCTGCTTTGATTGCGCCACTAAAGCGCCCACATGGTCCTCCGTCACGTATGGCATCTTCATATGCATCGATTGCTCCGCCGTCCATCGCAATCTCGGCGTGCATTTGACCTTTGTGCGCAGCACGAACCTCGACACCAACTGGACTTGGCTGCAGTTACGCCAAATGCAGCTGGGCGGTAATGCGAATGCGGCGCAATTCTTTCGTGGCCACAACTGCACCAGCAGCGATGCTCAAGTCAAATACAATTCACGGGCAGCACAGCTCTATCGCGACAAGTTATCTTCGCTTGCTCAGCAAGCCATGAAGGTGCATGGCACCAAGGTGAGTGTCCATTCCACACGTTGCGTTGTTTCCTACTAACTTTGACactctgttgctgttcctgttcttgttctttgctttgcttgcttgcccaacaacaaacatacacGACACACTCATCCACACAGCTGCATTTGGAACCCACGGCCGACAAGAGCGAGGGCAACGATGCCGCCAAGGAGGAACAGCAGGAGGAGGACTTTTTTGCGCAATGCGACAATGACAATGCCAACGCTTTGCtcgagaacaacaacatcagcctGGCAAGCAACACGCCCAAGGTAAAGAACCACTAGACACGCTGTTTTGTTACATTTGTTTACGGCTTTATTTACAACCTGCACTATTTAGACATTCCAATTAATCATTCTATGCTTGCAGCTGGAACCCAAAGCAACCACGACCCCAATTGTGGCAGCTGATACGGGCGCACCCAGCGTTGATCTGCTCAATGCCATTGTGGCACCTGCGGCGGTGCCGTCTTCGATTGGTGTGCGCAAAATACAGCCCAAGAAGGGAGCAGTAAGTGGCGcaaaactataaatttaaactatAACTAAATCTGTTATTTCTTCAGTTGGGAGCACGAAAAGTGGGCGGCTTGGGCGCCACAAAAGTAAAGACTAACTTTGCCGACATCGAAGCACGCGCAAATGCAGCGAATGAGAGcaaaacagcagctgctgctgctgtcgctgacAAGCCACAAACCGCTGAAGAGCAACTGGAGACGGTGGCCAGCATGCGTTTGGCATATCAGGATCTGTCGCTGCAAAAGACACGCGAGGAGGCCAAGCTCAAGAGCATCGATCCCGCCAAGGCCAAGCAAATGGAGCGTCTGGGCATGGGTTTCAATTTACGTGGCTCTGATGTGGCACATTCGGCGCTGAGTGACATGGAAACGTTGCAGCAGACAGTTGCGCCCAAGTCAAGTGCACAAAGCAAATTGGCAGCGCTGGAGAATGATAATTTCTTCAATGATCATTCGTTGAATTTGTACGGTGAAAAGAAGGAGTCGAgcactggcagcagcagcaaattagATAAATATGAACTGGATGCGTTGGGCTATGAGACGATTGAACCCATTGGTGGCACGCATAGTAACATTACGTCAATGTTCGCGGCCAGCAGTGACTACGACAAGCCCAAGGCGACCAGTGGCGGATCAGCATCATTGGCcagcaaaagtaaaagcagCAAGAGTAATAGCAGCTACAATAGCAATGATCCTGTGGCGGCTCAACAAAAGTTTGGCAATGCCAAAGGCTTTGGCTCCGATCAGTTCTTTGCGAGCGAACAATCATCGGCTGATATTAGCGCAAATCTAAATCGTTTCCAGGGCTCACGCGCTATATCGTCATCCGATTACTTTGGCGACGGAACGTCAGGCGGCAGTGGCTTGAACAATCGCAAcagtaataattttaattacattccATAAACAAACCATCTTTAAGTGTACTTTCGTTTTTAGGTTCTGGTGGCTACTCGACGGCGGTGAACTTCAATGCTCCCGATCTCGATGATGTGAAGGAGAGCGTGCGCCAGGGAGTACACAAAGTGGCCGGCAGGCTGAGCAATCTGGCCAACGATGTCATGTCCTCGCTGCAGGATAAATACGGTTACTGATAGTGAAGAGAGATTGGAGAGTGGAAAGCCGGGTGCGGGGACAGTagacagcaacagttgccgtgttagttttaatgtttttttaatgcatacacgagtatatacacacacatatatatatatatatatatatatatatatgtatatgtatagaGTAGTCTCACTTCACTTTAGCACATGTGCAACAACAAGGGTTATAAACAAATTCCAAGCCGACAGCACTCACATTGCAGTTGCATTGAAttccaaaacaacaaaaaaaaaacgaaaagcaacCAAGTTAAGCGTAAGCGTAGTGTCTTCTGAATTCATATACACcgaaataattattgtaaaattagCGCATTGAATGCAGACATGAAGAAGCATAAGAAtaagcaaaaacacaaaaagagagaaataattatattatatacacacaacacaatgaTATCACAATTGAGGA encodes the following:
- the LOC133843242 gene encoding serine/arginine repetitive matrix protein 2-like: MSSGKESISLCDPKDATQEFTIKVEPNMNDFYLDKDIIEAIDSLHDLFVDILETKNSFELEEEQNARNCGKHKKAKEEEKMPPAPPAPSINAIEESSNLFTQNLMEIFNPESKNSNVVLNSHPKSVKENTKTLKLSDNCLTNLQSPQGSIHNKIIDSHQMVKEDKGWYSPPSSPETSRSMSKNRRFEVGRQSKSKTRNISPRKHLDKRWRSRSNSQNISPRGRRISRSRSKNRNIFPSRKSVSRNRQYRENRRSRSYNRNISARRRRPSRSRSKSRNISPSRKSHFNKRWRSRSYSRSISLRRGVVPRNKDRNERSRTRSANQNNYPSLRELLRSRSKSRNISPPLRHLRRQARCDSRSISSSRGLCRSRYGNDRCRSRSNNSPRRRRCRRSRSKNRNNSPVDKRVSRNRHSKKHWLSNSRSISPNRGSGSRKSNKRWRSRSKSQNISSILDKSKSPSISPNSISTVKDDHSKQHAISKSRNISSSCRKPWRSRSKSRTRVVSRGRSISPQKGSRLRSRRSRSPPQYPHRSYTEQVPREESRSLVHQSDNHISEQRSNLFIPHERALYNGSSPRQLVKARQFVDDTLSHQSYYLPFLKEGNLINTRLTSRPTTLESHFIINPMANSAYQGINHFDKFGYQTLGPHDLRHRLEIRRYYNYEMSHCKMFNYEYLTY
- the LOC133841165 gene encoding ADP-ribosylation factor GTPase-activating protein 2 isoform X1, whose amino-acid sequence is MSNNATGPTKQEIEAVFSRLRAQPANKSCFDCATKAPTWSSVTYGIFICIDCSAVHRNLGVHLTFVRSTNLDTNWTWLQLRQMQLGGNANAAQFFRGHNCTSSDAQVKYNSRAAQLYRDKLSSLAQQAMKVHGTKLHLEPTADKSEGNDAAKEEQQEEDFFAQCDNDNANALLENNNISLASNTPKLEPKATTTPIVAADTGAPSVDLLNAIVAPAAVPSSIGVRKIQPKKGALGARKVGGLGATKVKTNFADIEARANAANESKTAAAAAVADKPQTAEEQLETVASMRLAYQDLSLQKTREEAKLKSIDPAKAKQMERLGMGFNLRGSDVAHSALSDMETLQQTVAPKSSAQSKLAALENDNFFNDHSLNLYGEKKESSTGSSSKLDKYELDALGYETIEPIGGTHSNITSMFAASSDYDKPKATSGGSASLASKSKSSKSNSSYNSNDPVAAQQKFGNAKGFGSDQFFASEQSSADISANLNRFQGSRAISSSDYFGDGTSGGSGLNNRNSSGGYSTAVNFNAPDLDDVKESVRQGVHKVAGRLSNLANDVMSSLQDKYGY
- the LOC133841165 gene encoding ADP-ribosylation factor GTPase-activating protein 2 isoform X2 produces the protein MSNNATGPTKQEIEAVFSRLRAQPANKSCFDCATKAPTWSSVTYGIFICIDCSAVHRNLGVHLTFVRSTNLDTNWTWLQLRQMQLGGNANAAQFFRGHNCTSSDAQVKYNSRAAQLYRDKLSSLAQQAMKVHGTKLEPKATTTPIVAADTGAPSVDLLNAIVAPAAVPSSIGVRKIQPKKGALGARKVGGLGATKVKTNFADIEARANAANESKTAAAAAVADKPQTAEEQLETVASMRLAYQDLSLQKTREEAKLKSIDPAKAKQMERLGMGFNLRGSDVAHSALSDMETLQQTVAPKSSAQSKLAALENDNFFNDHSLNLYGEKKESSTGSSSKLDKYELDALGYETIEPIGGTHSNITSMFAASSDYDKPKATSGGSASLASKSKSSKSNSSYNSNDPVAAQQKFGNAKGFGSDQFFASEQSSADISANLNRFQGSRAISSSDYFGDGTSGGSGLNNRNSSGGYSTAVNFNAPDLDDVKESVRQGVHKVAGRLSNLANDVMSSLQDKYGY